The following coding sequences are from one Maridesulfovibrio bastinii DSM 16055 window:
- a CDS encoding SUMF1/EgtB/PvdO family nonheme iron enzyme: protein MIKKIALMTCMMVAWAVLAYAVNPDDYIYQDFETFDHVVKKNSAIKGAEIYISPTPEDARISFLSGNISYSRGMLLKPGRYHIAVSKPGYKDITKWIDVKPGRKLNLSFVLKKVPAKKHKAGEIWIDTSTGMEFIWIPGGSFIMGADDGRPDEAPAHKQELEGFWMGKYEVTNAQYRKYKPDHDSKKNDGGSLNADENPVVFVSWEDAVDFTKWLSAKGQGQFSLPSEIQWEYACRADSSSEYFFGDDPDMLEDYAWYAKNSVTGFKLLGGHGVSHPVGKLKPNAFGLYDMLGNVWEWCSDGYDKFAYFKKRENHKSDRYRVLRGGSFLSSSEYLRCATRHWSATGERSRMEDYGFRVVRTD from the coding sequence ATTGCATTAATGACCTGCATGATGGTTGCTTGGGCAGTTCTTGCTTATGCAGTCAATCCTGACGATTATATTTATCAGGATTTTGAAACCTTTGATCATGTTGTTAAAAAAAATAGCGCAATCAAAGGTGCTGAAATTTATATCTCGCCAACGCCTGAGGATGCCCGGATCAGCTTTTTAAGCGGCAACATCAGTTATTCCAGAGGTATGCTTCTTAAGCCGGGCAGGTATCATATAGCTGTTTCAAAACCGGGTTATAAAGATATAACAAAGTGGATTGATGTTAAGCCCGGACGAAAGCTGAATCTTAGTTTTGTGCTTAAGAAAGTGCCAGCCAAAAAACACAAAGCCGGAGAAATCTGGATTGATACGTCTACAGGTATGGAGTTCATCTGGATACCGGGAGGTTCTTTCATAATGGGTGCGGATGATGGCCGTCCTGATGAGGCGCCTGCGCATAAGCAAGAACTTGAAGGCTTCTGGATGGGAAAATATGAAGTTACTAACGCACAGTATCGTAAATATAAACCGGATCACGACAGCAAAAAAAATGATGGCGGTTCTCTGAATGCGGATGAAAATCCCGTGGTCTTTGTATCATGGGAGGATGCCGTTGATTTCACAAAATGGCTTTCTGCAAAAGGTCAGGGGCAATTCAGTCTGCCTTCTGAAATTCAGTGGGAATATGCCTGCCGTGCCGACTCAAGTTCAGAATATTTTTTTGGTGATGATCCTGATATGCTTGAAGATTATGCCTGGTATGCTAAAAACAGCGTTACGGGCTTTAAATTGCTTGGCGGGCATGGAGTGAGTCATCCTGTGGGAAAATTAAAGCCCAATGCCTTCGGTCTGTATGATATGCTTGGTAATGTCTGGGAATGGTGCAGTGATGGTTATGATAAGTTTGCGTATTTTAAAAAACGGGAGAATCATAAATCCGACCGATACCGTGTGCTGCGTGGCGGGAGTTTTCTATCCTCTTCTGAATATCTGCGTTGCGCAACCCGTCACTGGTCTGCAACCGGTGAGCGCAGCCGCATGGAAGACTACGGCTTTCGAGTAGTCCGCACGGATTAG
- the cas3f gene encoding type I-F CRISPR-associated helicase Cas3f yields MPNMKDISPSFNEQGAVPTNITYSNVLRKDDENTWNSLESIRLLTVLAALLHDSGKASIHFQEKLKKSARIADPYRHEWVSLRIFQNFVAGREDIEWLSDLAEGRFGSLWQFDDSLIMDGISKKAKSPFKKMDRIASFVGWLMVSHHRMPAPASDSGELKIPQLKKLPSKISADWAGSLKDADDIPLTKNWEFTLNPFDNPLWEKQAIKAAARIVARQDIFDNKWLDDSFAIHISRMALIMADHFYSSLTDRSQRIVAQDRGLFANTARGADGHSCLNQGLAEHLVGVAAKSSLFLHALPRLRDHLPGIGRHKGFTRRAAIKQFQWQNKCYDLAASIAQRSVENGFFGINMASTGCGKTFANGRIMYGIGDSPHGVRFTYALGLRTLTLQTGSAYRKMLSLGDDELAVLVGGGAVRRLHELRERPAQNGCESAAPQQQNDFFLDENSHVFYEGNVDSSVLSGWFDNNLQAKKLITSPITVCTIDHLMPGTESLRGGHHIPPMLRLLTSDLILDEPDDFSLADLHGLSRLVNWAGMLGSRVLLSSATMPPAFIEGLFDAYAAGRKVFMKNCGSSVKTLPVCCAWFDEFNAVAHDMDSGKNFIEEHNSFVEKRCEKISATEQRKRGKIVAVDTECESTEADVAATILKYSSELHSRHFCSPSDSSVKVSFGLVRMANINSAVNVAKELSCRRAPEGVRVHICCYHSQYPLMVRSAIEKRLDAILKRENDQSIFENEYVIETLKKSDLDSHIFIVLATPVAEVGRDHDYDWAIIEPSSMRSIVQLAGRVWRHRKDKVCNYPNIYILEKNIKALKGKEVVFEKPGFESKWHKLSSHDLHYVLTEDQYREINSLPRIKERSNFDETGNLVDLEHFQIRNTMTSRKVADDDETEGADRWWNTRASLSGYLQKTTGFRSGEKNNRYSCVLEDEYEEIKFIGFNDVGEEIDCDYLFRKEDFEPDSESISFWDGSDFKEVALKLADDLDMDIEKCSRIFGQFALRASGEEKGWKYHPNLGFYS; encoded by the coding sequence ATGCCGAATATGAAGGATATTTCCCCATCTTTTAATGAGCAGGGAGCTGTTCCCACCAATATTACCTATAGCAATGTTCTGCGAAAAGATGACGAGAATACTTGGAATTCTTTAGAATCTATACGGCTGCTCACAGTTCTTGCCGCTCTCCTTCATGATTCAGGCAAAGCCAGCATTCATTTTCAGGAAAAATTAAAGAAATCAGCCCGAATAGCTGATCCATACCGTCACGAGTGGGTTTCACTCAGGATTTTTCAGAATTTTGTAGCCGGGAGAGAAGATATTGAGTGGCTGAGCGATCTTGCAGAGGGCCGTTTCGGGAGTTTGTGGCAGTTTGATGATTCGCTGATTATGGACGGTATTTCTAAAAAAGCAAAAAGCCCTTTTAAAAAAATGGACCGGATTGCTTCTTTTGTAGGTTGGCTTATGGTCAGCCATCATCGTATGCCTGCTCCGGCATCAGATTCCGGGGAACTTAAGATTCCTCAATTGAAAAAGCTGCCTTCTAAAATATCAGCCGACTGGGCCGGATCACTCAAAGATGCCGATGATATTCCCCTAACTAAAAACTGGGAATTTACCTTAAATCCGTTCGACAATCCCCTTTGGGAAAAACAGGCCATCAAAGCCGCCGCACGCATCGTAGCCCGGCAGGATATATTTGATAATAAGTGGCTTGATGACAGTTTTGCCATTCATATTTCCCGCATGGCCCTGATCATGGCGGACCATTTTTATTCCAGCCTTACTGATCGCAGTCAGAGAATTGTGGCGCAGGACCGGGGACTGTTTGCAAATACTGCAAGAGGGGCGGACGGCCATTCCTGTTTGAATCAGGGCCTTGCTGAACACCTTGTTGGAGTGGCTGCAAAGAGCAGCCTTTTTTTACATGCTCTGCCGAGGTTGAGAGATCATCTGCCGGGCATTGGTCGGCACAAAGGTTTCACCCGCAGGGCCGCGATCAAACAGTTTCAATGGCAGAATAAATGTTATGATCTGGCGGCATCCATAGCGCAGAGATCCGTTGAAAATGGTTTTTTCGGGATTAATATGGCCTCAACCGGATGCGGAAAAACTTTTGCCAACGGGCGGATAATGTACGGCATTGGAGATTCTCCACATGGAGTGCGTTTTACCTATGCGCTCGGTTTGCGAACTCTGACTCTTCAGACAGGAAGCGCATACAGAAAAATGCTCTCACTGGGCGATGATGAACTTGCGGTGCTTGTCGGCGGTGGAGCTGTGCGCAGGCTGCATGAGCTCCGTGAACGTCCTGCTCAAAACGGCTGTGAAAGCGCTGCGCCACAGCAACAAAATGATTTTTTTCTGGATGAAAACAGTCATGTTTTCTATGAAGGAAATGTGGATTCATCTGTTTTGTCCGGCTGGTTTGATAACAATCTCCAAGCCAAAAAATTAATTACCTCGCCCATAACCGTATGCACAATTGACCATCTTATGCCGGGCACGGAATCGCTCAGGGGCGGGCACCATATTCCGCCAATGCTCAGGCTGCTCACTTCTGATTTGATTCTTGATGAACCTGATGATTTTTCGCTGGCGGACCTGCACGGATTGAGCAGACTCGTAAACTGGGCCGGAATGCTGGGGAGCAGAGTTTTACTGTCTTCTGCAACCATGCCTCCGGCATTTATTGAAGGACTGTTTGATGCTTATGCCGCCGGGCGTAAGGTTTTTATGAAAAATTGCGGTAGTTCAGTGAAAACACTTCCGGTGTGTTGTGCATGGTTTGATGAATTCAATGCGGTTGCGCATGATATGGATTCAGGCAAAAATTTTATTGAAGAGCATAACAGCTTTGTTGAGAAGCGATGTGAAAAAATATCCGCAACAGAGCAGAGAAAACGCGGTAAAATAGTAGCAGTGGATACTGAATGTGAAAGTACGGAAGCTGATGTGGCTGCCACCATTTTAAAATACAGCTCAGAACTTCACAGCAGACATTTTTGCAGCCCGTCTGATTCATCCGTAAAAGTCAGCTTCGGTCTTGTCCGAATGGCCAATATTAATTCCGCAGTGAATGTTGCCAAAGAGTTATCCTGCCGCCGTGCTCCGGAAGGAGTGCGGGTCCATATCTGCTGCTATCATTCCCAATATCCGTTGATGGTTCGGTCCGCCATTGAAAAGCGGCTCGATGCAATTCTCAAACGTGAAAATGATCAAAGTATTTTTGAAAATGAATATGTAATCGAAACTTTGAAAAAGTCAGATTTGGATAGCCATATTTTTATTGTTCTTGCAACGCCTGTTGCGGAAGTCGGCAGAGACCATGATTACGACTGGGCTATAATTGAGCCGTCTTCCATGCGTTCAATTGTGCAGCTTGCCGGAAGGGTCTGGCGGCACCGGAAGGATAAAGTCTGCAATTATCCAAATATTTATATTTTAGAGAAAAATATAAAAGCCCTCAAAGGGAAAGAAGTAGTTTTTGAAAAGCCCGGATTTGAAAGCAAATGGCACAAGCTTTCAAGCCATGATCTGCATTATGTTCTGACTGAAGATCAGTATCGGGAAATCAATTCTCTGCCGAGGATAAAAGAGCGCAGTAATTTTGATGAGACAGGCAACCTTGTTGATCTGGAACATTTTCAGATCAGGAATACCATGACCAGCAGAAAGGTTGCTGACGATGATGAAACAGAAGGCGCTGACAGGTGGTGGAATACTCGGGCCAGTCTTTCTGGATATCTTCAAAAAACAACCGGATTCAGGTCCGGGGAGAAGAATAACCGCTACTCATGTGTGCTGGAAGATGAGTATGAAGAAATAAAATTTATTGGATTTAATGATGTCGGGGAGGAAATTGATTGTGACTATCTGTTTAGAAAAGAAGATTTTGAGCCTGATAGCGAGTCAATCTCTTTCTGGGATGGCTCCGACTTTAAAGAGGTCGCTTTAAAGCTGGCGGATGATCTGGATATGGATATTGAAAAGTGTTCCAGAATTTTCGGGCAGTTTGCTTTGAGGGCCAGCGGTGAAGAAAAAGGATGGAAATATCATCCCAACCTTGGATTTTATTCCTGA
- the csy1 gene encoding type I-F CRISPR-associated protein Csy1, giving the protein MSEVNQDEVDAIRKVIDDYLKSIADSKSESFFKKIAKYKESIASDEALPADIEKAEKGIAEEELNIEKVRSKYETETWLLDAAKRAGWIQLVSHTPKNMNSCAKGASGLFCSTASKSIPDEFVSSFSIGAKSDVNDAVGNAAALDVNKFLQTEYKGRSLLSMLLEDDKNFQMALADNSETAKQIFDGFKEFIKEREPSAHSLTKQVYFPVSDGYHLLLPLYPSVLVSNIHEQLSSDFFSEEVKAARKARKGNDFCEQPIHSYPDLAVQSFGGSKPQNISQLNSMRHGKSYLLPSLPPMWKSAEISIPRRSIFSSSLYYRRNVRYWVKALGEYLKKLTVDNMNTRHGRDKILAAIVDDVLNYAMELRSLPSAWSASPEYKLPDYEKKWLDVGYPSDSGVQDDEWLELVCHNFALTLNARLKKFYKIEVDNSTYNIWKTALKTEMKKFNWEGGL; this is encoded by the coding sequence ATGAGCGAAGTAAATCAGGATGAAGTAGATGCTATACGCAAAGTCATTGATGACTATTTGAAAAGTATTGCAGATTCTAAAAGTGAATCTTTTTTTAAAAAAATTGCAAAATATAAAGAAAGTATAGCCTCAGACGAAGCCCTGCCTGCTGATATTGAAAAAGCAGAAAAAGGGATAGCGGAAGAAGAATTAAATATTGAAAAAGTCCGCTCCAAGTATGAGACAGAAACTTGGCTGCTTGATGCGGCCAAAAGAGCCGGATGGATTCAGCTTGTAAGCCATACACCTAAAAATATGAATTCGTGTGCAAAGGGTGCGTCCGGTCTTTTTTGCAGCACGGCATCAAAATCAATACCTGATGAATTTGTAAGTTCATTTTCCATAGGAGCTAAATCAGATGTGAATGATGCTGTGGGAAATGCCGCAGCTCTTGATGTAAATAAGTTTTTACAGACTGAATATAAAGGACGTTCTCTGCTTAGTATGCTGCTTGAGGATGACAAAAATTTTCAAATGGCCCTTGCTGATAATTCAGAAACAGCAAAGCAGATATTTGACGGTTTTAAAGAGTTCATCAAAGAACGGGAACCTTCAGCCCACAGCCTGACCAAGCAGGTATATTTCCCCGTTAGTGACGGATATCATCTCTTACTGCCTCTGTATCCTTCGGTTCTGGTCAGCAATATACATGAACAACTCAGTTCGGATTTTTTCAGTGAAGAAGTTAAGGCTGCCAGAAAAGCACGCAAAGGTAATGATTTTTGTGAACAGCCAATCCACAGCTATCCTGATCTGGCCGTACAGTCTTTTGGCGGCAGCAAACCGCAGAATATCAGCCAGTTGAACAGCATGCGTCATGGTAAAAGTTATCTTTTGCCTTCACTACCGCCTATGTGGAAATCAGCTGAAATTTCAATTCCCCGCAGAAGTATTTTTAGCTCATCACTGTATTACCGTAGAAACGTCAGATACTGGGTAAAAGCTCTTGGCGAATATCTTAAAAAACTTACAGTTGATAATATGAATACCAGACATGGCCGGGACAAGATTCTTGCCGCGATTGTTGATGATGTTTTGAACTATGCAATGGAGTTACGTTCTCTGCCCTCAGCCTGGAGTGCTTCCCCTGAGTATAAACTGCCTGACTATGAAAAAAAATGGCTTGATGTTGGATATCCTTCAGATTCCGGTGTGCAGGATGATGAATGGCTGGAACTGGTCTGCCATAATTTTGCTTTGACTTTAAATGCACGGCTCAAGAAATTTTATAAAATAGAAGTAGATAACTCTACATATAATATCTGGAAGACAGCTTTGAAAACGGAAATGAAAAAGTTCAACTGGGAGGGCGGATTATGA
- a CDS encoding DUF3298 domain-containing protein gives MTIDSPVLRNSKAGSYVAEWIEKVKADFIADGAAAGMAATENTLEISLAGHKEFGPYLNLKFSVEEYMGGAHPEVTMQTFFLDMRTGKLITIENLLYGNKRNLGIISKYVINILEERRGYALTPLEKQGLAPYFNNYRYFAFTRSGLCFYFPVYQTGARGEGEQSVIIEYRLVSKFMRPDIGSFVTIVY, from the coding sequence ATGACTATTGATAGTCCGGTATTGCGTAACAGCAAAGCCGGTTCTTATGTTGCGGAGTGGATTGAGAAAGTTAAAGCAGATTTTATTGCTGATGGTGCTGCCGCGGGAATGGCTGCAACTGAAAATACACTGGAGATATCGCTGGCAGGGCATAAAGAGTTCGGACCATATCTTAATTTAAAATTTTCAGTGGAAGAGTACATGGGCGGAGCACATCCTGAAGTGACCATGCAGACATTTTTTCTGGATATGAGAACCGGTAAACTCATTACAATTGAGAATCTGCTTTATGGCAACAAAAGGAATCTGGGTATAATTTCCAAGTATGTCATCAATATTCTGGAAGAGCGGCGAGGATATGCCCTGACTCCGCTGGAGAAGCAGGGGCTTGCGCCTTATTTCAACAACTATAGATATTTTGCTTTTACCAGAAGCGGGCTTTGTTTCTATTTTCCGGTCTACCAGACCGGAGCGCGAGGGGAAGGTGAGCAGAGTGTGATTATTGAATACAGACTTGTATCAAAATTCATGCGACCTGATATCGGGTCATTTGTAACTATCGTGTATTAA